Proteins encoded within one genomic window of Brassica rapa cultivar Chiifu-401-42 chromosome A09, CAAS_Brap_v3.01, whole genome shotgun sequence:
- the LOC103841706 gene encoding basic leucine zipper 61 produces MAQLPPKIPTMTTTTTPHWPDFSSQKLPSIAATAAATAATAGQQNPTWMDEFLDFSSTRRGTHRRSISDSIAFLEAPSSGVGNHHFDRFDDEQFMSMFNDDVHQNHHNNHHGSVNGNVGHTRSSSNTSTPSDPNSLTEEDNKEQPPSDNNLMDTTDNNNNVAGNNYNESDEVQSQCKTEPQDGAPSSANQNSGGSSGNRINDPKRVKRILANRQSAQRSRVRKLQYISELERSVTSLQTEVSVLSPRVAFLDHQRLLLNVDNSAIKQRIAALAQDKIFKDAHQEALKREIERLRQVYHQQSLKKMENNVSDQSPADIKPSVEKEQLNA; encoded by the exons ATGGCACAACTCCCTCCAAAAATCCCAACCATGACGACCACAACGACGCCGCATTGGCCTGACTTTTCCTCTCAGAAACTCCCTTCCATCGCCGCAACTGCCGCCGCAACCGCAGCTACCGCGGGACAACAAAACCCTACGTGGATGGATGAGTTTCTCGACTTCTCATCGACTCGTCGTGGGACACACCGTCGTTCAATTAGCGACTCCATCGCTTTTCTCGAAGCTCCTTCCTCCGGCGTCGGAAACCACCACTTCGACAGGTTTGACGACGAGCAATTCATGTCCATGTTCAACGACGACGTGCACCAAAACCATCACAATAACCACCATGGCAGCGTCAACGGCAATGTTGGTCACACGCGTTCTTCTTCCAACACCTCTACACCGTCGGATCCCAACAGCCTAACCGAGGAGGACAACAAAGAACAACCACCGTCCGATAATAATCTCATGGACACCACAGACAATAACAACAATGTCGCCGGTAACAATTACAATGAATCAGATGAGGTTCAAAGCCAATGCAAAACGGAGCCACAGGACGGTGCTCCGTCGTCGGCAAATCAAAACTCCGGCGGAAGCTCAGGCAATCGAATTAACGATCCCAAAAGAGTTAAAAG GATTTTAGCAAATAGGCAATCAGCACAAAGATCAAGGGTGAGAAAACTTCAATATATATCAGAGCTCGAACGGAGCGTTACTTCATTGCAG ACGGAAGTGTCAGTGTTATCGCCAAGAGTTGCGTTTTTGGATCACCAGCGATTGCTTCTCAACGTCGACAATAGCGCTATCAAGCAACGTATCGCCGCTTTAGCACAAGACAAGATTTTCAAAGACg CTCACCAAGAAGCATTGAAGAGAGAAATAGAGAGACTTCGACAAGTATATCATCAACAGAGCCTCAAGAAGATGGAGAATAATGTCTCCGATCAATCTCCGGCTGATATCAAACCGTCCGTTGAGAAAGAACAGCTCAATGCCTAA